The DNA region CTTATGAAGAACTTAATGAGTTCCTGGCCGGAGGAAAACCCGGTAACCGGGAAGACAGCCAGAAAAGAGACAACCAGGGGGCATTCAACAGCAGGGGATCGGAGCAAACTGCCGGCCGGTCTCTGCCCCCTGAAAACCTCCGTGCGGACTTTGCGGAACTGGGTTTACCCTTCGGCGCCCCAGAGGAAGAATGTAAGACCGCTTATAAACAGCTCCTCAAAATCCACCACCC from Treponema primitia ZAS-2 includes:
- a CDS encoding J domain-containing protein, translated to MGILDRLGDVIKSYLNDTGNPAGERIGRRYADPDLDEAYEELNEFLAGGKPGNREDSQKRDNQGAFNSRGSEQTAGRSLPPENLRADFAELGLPFGAPEEECKTAYKQLLKIHHPDRHAGHEGNMKKATEKSARINAAYDRIEKWRATGKAE